A single Pseudoalteromonas rubra DNA region contains:
- the bfr gene encoding bacterioferritin — MQGSKQVIAALNQVLTLELTSINQYFLHARMWKNWGIEELNEKAYKKSIKDMKQADDLIERILFLEGLPNLQHLEKLRIGEHTEEMLSCDMAFEMEQLPVLRSAIELCEKEQDYVSRELLEDILEYEEDYVDWLETQQFLIKNCGIENYLQSQIEE; from the coding sequence ATGCAGGGTAGCAAGCAAGTAATAGCAGCACTAAATCAAGTTTTAACACTCGAGCTGACATCTATTAACCAGTACTTTTTGCACGCACGCATGTGGAAAAACTGGGGCATTGAAGAGCTCAATGAGAAAGCCTATAAAAAATCCATCAAAGACATGAAGCAGGCCGATGATTTAATCGAGCGGATATTGTTCCTGGAGGGCCTGCCAAACCTTCAACACTTGGAAAAACTCCGTATTGGTGAGCATACCGAAGAAATGCTCAGTTGTGATATGGCGTTTGAAATGGAGCAACTTCCGGTGTTACGCAGTGCCATTGAGTTGTGTGAAAAAGAGCAGGACTATGTCAGTCGCGAGCTGCTCGAAGATATCCTGGAATATGAGGAAGACTATGTCGATTGGCTGGAAACCCAGCAGTTCCTCATCAAAAACTGCGGCATAGAAAACTATCTGCAATCGCAAATTGAGGAGTAA
- the norR gene encoding nitric oxide reductase transcriptional regulator NorR, producing MTYTVWVYKTLIGHFDLDQRTLSHLLGISTELAQQLPRLNEGDVSVFSHALVRAVQSVVTADAIAVLRCEQGIAFPLACSGLAPEAMGRRFVINDHPRLAAIASATQPQVFAAECDLPDPYDGLLLATTGVLPVHACMGFSLYQDEQLLGMITFDSLTPSAFKEVALPMLAMLQSLVAAHFATALNLATLSERARHGMAMLREISHQRFTMVGESEVMQRLKQDIDLVANSELSVLIQGETGTGKELVARRIHEHSSRCQGPFVQVNCASLSENLAESEFFGHRKGAFTGADRHREGKFLVAHGGTLFLDEIGELPLSMQSKLLRALQSGEIQPVGTDKPQYVDVRIVAATNRDLRQEVEEGRFRADLYHRLSVYPLQVPPLRSRAQDIEPLAGFFIEQLRKKLGVRQLVLSARFLKQLREHDWPGNVRELEHVLSRAALKAKHLAREEDIVEVDVMHSVQWRDNGTNALAVDQDKGVASVQLSSAQTLKAATEAFQKSLIKARLQANALNWAATARELSVDRTNLVRLAKRLGIETVKKLN from the coding sequence ATGACCTATACTGTGTGGGTCTATAAAACTTTAATAGGTCATTTTGACTTGGATCAGAGAACGTTATCGCATTTGCTCGGTATCAGTACCGAGTTGGCACAGCAACTTCCCCGCCTGAATGAGGGAGATGTCAGCGTGTTTAGCCACGCTTTGGTACGCGCGGTACAGAGTGTGGTCACAGCCGATGCCATCGCAGTATTACGCTGCGAGCAGGGGATTGCTTTTCCGCTTGCATGCTCGGGGCTTGCGCCTGAGGCGATGGGGAGGCGTTTTGTGATCAATGACCACCCCAGATTGGCGGCCATAGCCAGCGCGACACAGCCTCAGGTATTTGCAGCAGAGTGTGACTTGCCGGACCCTTATGACGGACTTTTACTGGCCACCACCGGGGTTTTGCCAGTACATGCTTGTATGGGCTTTTCGCTTTATCAGGATGAACAGCTACTTGGTATGATCACCTTTGATAGTCTTACCCCCAGTGCTTTTAAAGAGGTGGCATTGCCTATGTTAGCGATGTTGCAGTCGCTGGTTGCGGCGCATTTTGCAACTGCGCTGAACCTGGCAACCCTCTCTGAGCGGGCCCGACATGGTATGGCGATGCTCAGAGAGATAAGCCATCAGCGCTTTACTATGGTAGGTGAGAGTGAGGTGATGCAAAGGCTCAAGCAGGATATTGATTTGGTCGCTAATTCTGAATTGAGTGTGTTGATCCAGGGAGAAACTGGCACAGGCAAAGAGCTGGTGGCACGGCGTATTCATGAGCACTCATCGCGCTGTCAGGGTCCTTTTGTCCAGGTTAACTGCGCCTCTTTAAGTGAAAATCTGGCCGAGAGCGAATTTTTTGGTCACCGCAAAGGGGCGTTTACCGGTGCTGACAGACATCGCGAAGGTAAGTTTCTGGTTGCTCATGGCGGCACTTTATTTCTCGATGAAATAGGAGAGCTGCCTCTGAGTATGCAAAGTAAATTGCTGCGGGCACTGCAAAGCGGCGAGATTCAACCCGTTGGCACGGACAAGCCCCAGTATGTTGATGTGCGGATCGTTGCTGCAACTAACCGGGACTTGCGTCAGGAAGTCGAGGAAGGCCGCTTTCGGGCCGATTTATATCATCGCCTTAGCGTCTATCCGTTGCAGGTTCCGCCTCTTAGAAGCAGAGCGCAGGACATCGAGCCCCTGGCGGGGTTTTTTATTGAGCAACTGCGCAAAAAACTGGGTGTCCGCCAGTTGGTGCTCTCTGCGCGCTTTCTTAAGCAACTAAGAGAACATGACTGGCCTGGCAATGTACGTGAGCTGGAACATGTCCTCAGCCGTGCTGCGCTGAAGGCAAAGCATCTTGCCCGCGAGGAGGATATTGTCGAGGTTGATGTCATGCATAGTGTTCAGTGGCGTGACAATGGCACGAATGCGTTAGCAGTTGATCAGGATAAGGGTGTTGCATCTGTGCAACTCTCCTCAGCACAAACGCTCAAGGCAGCCACAGAAGCGTTTCAGAAGAGCCTGATCAAGGCTCGTTTACAGGCTAATGCACTCAACTGGGCTGCAACGGCGCGTGAGCTGTCGGTTGATCGGACAAACCTGGTGCGTCTGGCAAAACGTCTGGGAATAGAAACAGTCAAAAAGCTGAATTAA